TCGAACAGGTCAGCCCTGGTCTTTTCCACCATCGCCCTTCCTCAGCTGCTCCCAGCGCATCAGCTCGGAGACCGTGCCCAGGGTGCGGCCGTCCTCGATCTCGGCCATCTCGCGTTCCTCGCGCTCGACGACGGCCTGGGCGCGGTTGGCTACCTCGACGGCCTTCTCCTGCGGGATGACGACCACGCCGTCGTCGTCGGCGATGATCCAGTCACCCGTGCGGATGTACTGGCCGCCGATCCGCACGGGGATGCCGATCATGCCGTAGCCCTTCGGCTCGCCCGCCACGGGTGTGGTGAAGGAGGCGAAGGCCGGGAAGCCCATCTGGCGGATGTTCATCGTGTCCCGGATGGCCCCGTCGATTACGACGCCGGCCACCTTCCGCTGCAGGCAGCTCAGCGTGGCCTTCTCGCCCCAGACGGCCGGCGGCCGGCCGCCGGCGTCGATCACCAGCACCTGGCCCTCCTCGGCCTGGTCGATGGCCTCGACCGGTTTGGCCCAGTCGCCGGGATAGGTCCAGACCGTCAGCGCACGCCCGGCAACGCGGGCGCCCGGGGTGATGGCCGTCAGCCCCAGGATGGCGCCGGCGTTGTGCAGCGCCTCGGTGACGTCGGCCGCCGAGGTGCGCTGCAGCACTTCGCCGATGGCGGACTCATCGCCGCGCTTGAACAGGTGGGTCGGCACGGCGGCGCCGGTGGCGACGGCCCGCAGGATCGCCTCGGCGGCGGCCCGGGCGTCGGGCGCCTTCGTGATGGCCCCGCCGACGATGACGACCGACGCGCCCGCCTTGACGGCGTCCGGCGCCGTCTCGCTGTTGATGCCGCCCGCCACGGCGATGGGGATCTGGACCCTCTCGGCGACGGCCCGCAGGTCGTCGAACGGCAGTTCGCCGCGCATCTGCATGTCGATGGGCGTATGGATGCAGATGCAGGCGGCGCCCATGGCCTGGACCTCCAGGGCGCGCTCGACCAGCCGGCCCTCGACGGCCAGGCCCACCAGGTCGACGGCGATGCGCGCGTCGTAGCGGCGGGCGGCCTCCACGCACTCGATGATGGTCGCGTCGGACGCCGCGCCGAGCACGTGGACGACGTTCGCGCCGGCCTTGGCCGCGCACTCGGTCTCCACGCGGCCGGCGTCCATGACCTTCATGTCGGCGATGACCGTGGCGGACGGAAACTCGCGCCGCAACGCGCGGACGGCGTCGAGGCCTTCGCTCTTGATCAGCGGCGTGCCGGCTTCCAGCCAGCGGATGCCGCCGGCGTAGGCCTCACGAGCGGCCCGCAGGGCCTGTTCGAGGTTCACGAAGTCCAGTGCCAGTTGTACTACGGGATCCATGGATGCGTCTCCGAAGCGGGATGGGGTGCGAACGGACGCCCGGTGTCCATTATACGACGTGCCCCGGGGAACGCCAACCGCCCGGGGGCACGCCGTCTGCGTTCCGCGCGGCACCCGTCCGTTGAAGAAGCCTCTCTGTGTGGCGCAGGCGCCCTCGCCTGTGCGTTCTTGCCTGCAGTGAGGCCGTTCCAGACCTGGACCAACAGCCGAGGCCTGCCCGACGGGACTTGCCCGCCAGGGCGGGCGGGGCGGCTGTTCCACACTCCTTCAGCGGGCCGCTAACGCACGAACACCTGCCCGGCGTCCACGACGAGCGTCTGCCCCGTGATCCGGGCCGCACGGTCGCCCGCCAGGAAGCTGACCGCCTCGCCCAGGTCGTCCCACGTGACCTCCTGCTTCAGGGCGGTCAGGTTGATGTAGTAGGGGATGACCTCTTCGGGCCGGAGCCCGCGCTTCTCGGCCAGCGCCTTGACGTAGTCCTCGTTCCAGATCTTCGACTCGGCGAAGACGTTGCCCGGACAGAGGGCATTGACGCGGATGCCGTGCTCGGCCAGCTCCAGAGCCCAGCCGCGGGCCAGATGGATTTCGGCGGACTTCGTCGCGTTGTAGGCGCTGTGGTTCCTGGACGCCTCCAGGCCGGTTTTGGACGAGACGTTGATGATCGCCCCGCCGGTGCCCTGGGCGATCATCCGGCGCGCGGCCTCGCGGGCCATCAGGAAGTAGCCCGTCAGGTTCACGTCCAGCGTCTTGCGCCATTGGGCCAGGGGGAAGTCGACGAGCGCGTGCACGGGCGCCAGCCCGGCGCCGTTGATCAGGACGTCGACCCCGCCCAAGGCGCAGACGATCTGCCGGAAGAGGGCGCGGACGGACGCCTCGTCCGTCACGTCCACGTCCATCGGCCGCGCCGTCCCGGCGCCTTCCTGGGCCACCGCGCGCCTCTGCGTCTCCTCGGCACCCCCCCGATCGACGTCGGCCAGCACGACGTGCGCGCCGCGACGTGCCAGGAACAGCGACAGCCCGCGCCCGATGCCGCTGCCGGCCCCGGTGACCACCACCACGCGGCCGGCCAGGTCCGAACCGCCGCGTTCGCCGGACGCGGTCTGCCGGCGGAAACGTTCCACCTCCCAGTCGTGCAGGAATGCCAGGGCCTCCTCGCTCAGGCCGCGCGGACCGCCGAATCGCGACGCGATCGTCAGCGACTCCAGCACGGCTTCCATCGTGGCGCATACGGCGTCCAGAAACCTCGACGTCGGCGCCGCGCAGAACAGGCCCAGGCCGTCCACCAGGATGCAGAGCGGGTGCTCCGACCACGAGGACGTCTCCTCCAGGCGCTCGGCGACGACCCGCCGGGCCTCGCCGGGGTCGGGAGGCAGCGCTATCCAGAGCGGCCGCTCGCGGCAGTAGACCACCTGGTCGGGCACGAGCGGCGGCGCCTCGGACAGCTCCGCCGCCTGCGGCAGGCGCAGGAAGCCGCGCACCACGGGGGCATCGGAGAACCGCAGCAGGGCGGGGCCTCCGAAGGCCCGCGCGTAGAACGGCCGCATGGCCGCCGTCACCTCCGCCACGAGGGCGTCCACGACCTCCGGATCTGCCGGGCGGGCCGGCGGGAGGCCGGCGGCCGCGATGGCCTCGGTCGCGGCACGGTCCACCCGGTCAAACACGCGGGCGGTCAGCTCCAGTGCGCGGTCGGCATCGGTGGTGCTGACGACCAGGCCGTGGTTTTCGAGGAAGATCACCTCCGGCGCGCGCGAGTGCTCGGCCGCATACCGGTGCAGTTCGTCGCGCAGACGGCAGGCCAGCGAATGCCCCGCGCCGGCGTAGTCGATGTAGAGCGGCGGGGGAACCAGATCCGCGAACATGCGTTCGATCGCCGCGCGCCCGTCCCGGGCGCAAAGGAGCCCGTTGACGACCGAGGGATGCGTGTGCACGACGCACCGGTCCAGCATGGCGTGCAGGCTGGTCTCGACCGACGGCCGGCCGTGCAGATCGTCCAGGCAGGCGTCCAGCAGGCGGTCGACCACCCGGGCCTCGCGTTCGGCGGCGTCCAGGGCTGCCAGGGCCTCGTCTTCGGCGATGGCCGCGCAGCGAACG
This sequence is a window from Candidatus Brocadiaceae bacterium. Protein-coding genes within it:
- a CDS encoding SDR family oxidoreductase, whose amino-acid sequence is MNADLQDMLRISRTVGASPRWVQGGGGNTSVKTDGRRTMYVKASGTALGDMVEGRGYRLVDVVRCAAIAEDEALAALDAAEREARVVDRLLDACLDDLHGRPSVETSLHAMLDRCVVHTHPSVVNGLLCARDGRAAIERMFADLVPPPLYIDYAGAGHSLACRLRDELHRYAAEHSRAPEVIFLENHGLVVSTTDADRALELTARVFDRVDRAATEAIAAAGLPPARPADPEVVDALVAEVTAAMRPFYARAFGGPALLRFSDAPVVRGFLRLPQAAELSEAPPLVPDQVVYCRERPLWIALPPDPGEARRVVAERLEETSSWSEHPLCILVDGLGLFCAAPTSRFLDAVCATMEAVLESLTIASRFGGPRGLSEEALAFLHDWEVERFRRQTASGERGGSDLAGRVVVVTGAGSGIGRGLSLFLARRGAHVVLADVDRGGAEETQRRAVAQEGAGTARPMDVDVTDEASVRALFRQIVCALGGVDVLINGAGLAPVHALVDFPLAQWRKTLDVNLTGYFLMAREAARRMIAQGTGGAIINVSSKTGLEASRNHSAYNATKSAEIHLARGWALELAEHGIRVNALCPGNVFAESKIWNEDYVKALAEKRGLRPEEVIPYYINLTALKQEVTWDDLGEAVSFLAGDRAARITGQTLVVDAGQVFVR
- a CDS encoding bifunctional hexulose-6-phosphate synthase/ribonuclease regulator — encoded protein: MDPVVQLALDFVNLEQALRAAREAYAGGIRWLEAGTPLIKSEGLDAVRALRREFPSATVIADMKVMDAGRVETECAAKAGANVVHVLGAASDATIIECVEAARRYDARIAVDLVGLAVEGRLVERALEVQAMGAACICIHTPIDMQMRGELPFDDLRAVAERVQIPIAVAGGINSETAPDAVKAGASVVIVGGAITKAPDARAAAEAILRAVATGAAVPTHLFKRGDESAIGEVLQRTSAADVTEALHNAGAILGLTAITPGARVAGRALTVWTYPGDWAKPVEAIDQAEEGQVLVIDAGGRPPAVWGEKATLSCLQRKVAGVVIDGAIRDTMNIRQMGFPAFASFTTPVAGEPKGYGMIGIPVRIGGQYIRTGDWIIADDDGVVVIPQEKAVEVANRAQAVVEREEREMAEIEDGRTLGTVSELMRWEQLRKGDGGKDQG